A section of the Longimicrobium sp. genome encodes:
- a CDS encoding TadE/TadG family type IV pilus assembly protein, with the protein MSRAGLFRRSDEGQAVVEFALIVPVLMLLIVGVFEFGRAWSAHQAVTDAAREGARVAVIADPAVTEDSVRKVVRNALTAVSLDADLAEIELTGVNAPTGEPARVAVRYPYQLTFLKSLSRTSGGGAVTLGTAFVMRNE; encoded by the coding sequence GTGAGCCGCGCCGGGCTCTTCCGCCGGAGCGACGAGGGACAGGCGGTCGTCGAGTTCGCGCTGATCGTGCCGGTGCTGATGCTGCTGATCGTCGGCGTCTTCGAGTTCGGCCGGGCGTGGAGCGCACACCAGGCCGTGACGGACGCCGCTCGCGAAGGGGCGCGGGTCGCCGTCATCGCGGATCCCGCGGTCACCGAGGACTCCGTGAGAAAGGTGGTGCGCAACGCGCTCACCGCGGTCTCGCTGGACGCGGACCTGGCGGAGATCGAGCTCACGGGGGTGAACGCCCCCACCGGAGAGCCGGCGCGAGTGGCGGTGAGATATCCGTACCAGCTCACCTTTCTGAAGTCGTTGAGCAGGACCAGTGGCGGAGGTGCCGTCACCCTGGGAACGGCGTTCGTGATGCGCAACGAGTGA
- a CDS encoding prepilin peptidase: MLPLINTTIFVALLVLAAGTDLRTGRIPNKLTGAGLAAALVLLAPSGPAALLGGVAGAALAFALTFPLFAVRAMGGGDVKLLTVAGAFLGTGRVVPALLITAVAGGVLALAEAGRRGAILPVLFRSRELVGHWATGGRSGERLTLASPGAVTIPYGVAIAVGSLAAWFL; the protein is encoded by the coding sequence ATGCTTCCCCTGATCAACACCACCATCTTCGTCGCCCTGCTGGTGCTCGCCGCCGGCACGGATCTGCGCACGGGCCGCATTCCCAACAAGCTCACGGGTGCCGGCCTCGCGGCCGCCCTCGTCCTGCTGGCGCCGAGCGGCCCCGCGGCGCTCCTGGGCGGCGTGGCCGGAGCTGCGCTGGCATTCGCCCTCACCTTTCCGCTCTTCGCCGTACGCGCGATGGGCGGGGGCGACGTGAAGCTGCTGACCGTGGCGGGCGCCTTCCTGGGCACGGGGCGCGTGGTGCCGGCGCTCCTGATCACCGCCGTCGCCGGCGGCGTGCTGGCGCTGGCCGAGGCGGGGCGCCGCGGAGCCATCCTCCCGGTCCTCTTCCGCTCACGCGAGCTGGTGGGGCACTGGGCGACGGGCGGGCGCAGCGGGGAGCGGCTTACGCTGGCCTCGCCGGGCGCGGTGACCATCCCGTACGGGGTGGCGATCGCGGTGGGGTCCCTGGCCGCGTGGTTCCTGTGA
- a CDS encoding Flp family type IVb pilin, which yields MKALWNQFRRDESGQSLVEYGLVIALVALAVIGALVIFKDKIAAVFTRMGNTLDTVG from the coding sequence ATGAAGGCACTCTGGAACCAGTTCCGTCGCGACGAGTCGGGGCAGAGCCTGGTGGAGTACGGGCTGGTGATCGCGCTGGTGGCGCTGGCCGTGATCGGCGCGCTCGTGATCTTCAAGGACAAGATCGCCGCCGTCTTCACGCGCATGGGCAACACGCTGGACACGGTAGGCTGA